The genomic interval TGGACAGGCCTATGCTCCGGTGCCCTGGTCCAGTTCCTTGGCCTCGACGTGACCATCGTTGGCTCCCAGGTAACCCTGCCCAACGCCGACCTGGTGATCGGCGCCCAATGCAGTGGAGTCAACTCGCTGATCGCCCTGCTGGCCCTGACGACCCTGTTAGCCTATCTGTTGGACGGCCCCTGGTGGGGACGAATAGCCCTGGTGCTTCTGTCGATCCCCCTGGCAATGTTGGGCAACATTCTGCGTGTTTCCAGCCTGATGTTCGTAGCGCGGCAATTCGGAGCCGAAGCCGCTTTCAACTACTATCACGACTATTCCGGCCTGGTTTTTTTCTTTATGGTATTCCTGTTGATGATACCCCTGACGAGACTGCTACAATGCAAAACAGTACGGCCCGAAGTATTATAGTCATCGGTCTGCTGGCGCTTGCCGCTGGCGCCCTATATCTTTCGGGGCAGTTCGGTGCCGTGCTGGGCCAGGGCGATGTGGATGGTTTCGCCCTGGTGGCCGATATCGACTATTGGCAGCGCACGCCCCGGGAGCAACAGGTCGCAGCAATATCCCCGTTCAATCTCGATCACGACCTGAACGAAGTGCCGATGACCGTGGGCGACTGGCAAGGCAAGGACATTGCGCAGAGCAATATCGGCGTGTACATCGTATTGGAACCGGAGCAATATGTGGAGCGGCAGTACTTCAACCCGCAAGGCCAGTATGTCTGGCTGACCATGATCGGGGGGCGCAGCTCCCGCACCTTTCATCCGCCCGAGTCCTGTTACGACTCCTACGACTGGCAGACGGAGTTAAGCTCCTATGCAGTGCCCCTTGAGAATGGCCAGCTTCATGGCATGTTGGTCAATGCCCACAAGGATCCATGGGACCAGCTTTCCTTCTATTTTTACCTTTTCCCCGATCGCAACAGAGATCCGGCCGATGGAATCGTGATCTTCCGGGTAACATCACCCCTCTATGACAGCGTCGACGAGACCATGGCGCTGCAGGGCGAATTCATCCGCCACTTCTTCACCGACTCCCGGCCTACTGGAGGTATTTGATGCGGCCAAAGATCTGGATCCCGGTATTGGTGGTGTTCGCTTTGATCGCCGCAGCCTGCGGCTCGAACTCAGCAGAGACGGGCGGTAGCGTCATTGCCACAGGATCGTGCAGCCTGGAGCTGCCCGCTGACCTGTCTGACGAGCAGGTGATCTGGTCGCTGATCGCCGCCGAAAGTGAATACATGGTCGGCCAGAAGATCGATGAGCTGATGCGCCTTTGGTCCGGCAATGCCCTGATCACCGATGTCGGGAACACACCTGATGACAGAACCGACGATCAGACCTGGAAGGGGCAGGACGCCATCCGCTACCGCTATGTGCGCAACATTTTTCCCAGCGCACCCATGCTGGCCGCGCCAGACGATCTGAACATCCATCTGATCGGCGCAGATCGGGCGGAGGTCACCTCGACCACCAGGATCAACCTTGAAACCTCACCCGCCGGCGATCGCTGGGAGTTACTGAAGGACAACGGATGTTGGTACCTGGACCGTCTGGAGTACAATCGCGAGCTTCAGTAATCGGGCACACGGCATGGTGAGAATCCAGCAGCGCCGCCCCGATCGGGGCGGCGCTGCTTTTTGTCAGCGAGAGGTCGATCTGGCGGCGGTTTTTATGACCCTGATTGCACCTCCGCCAACACCTGGGGATAGAGCGCCTCCAGTTTGTGGAAAAGAGGCGCCAACTTCATGGCTCGAAAGATATTTCCTTTCACATCGACCTTGCCACCGAAAAAAGCTTCCCGGAGTCCCAACTCACCCAGCCAGATCTGATGGAGGGTTTCAGCCTCCATGCTTAGATCCAGATCTGCCCGGCCAGGCACGGGACCATAGGTCACCGTCGGTGGGTTGCTCTTTCCGTCCAGGTATATTTCCGCTGGCGGATCAGTGGAGCGAAACCGGATTGTCATCTTATTACGCTTGAACTCTGCTTCGACCTCAGGGTCCTGGATCGCCTGGTCGAACAGTTTTTTTGCGACAGCATAAAAGCTGTCGGAATCCTGATAGAAAGCCACGTTATCTCCTTACTGAACGGAAGTCAGAATGGGAACAGGAAATTTCGTAGGTCCGGCTACCAGCCGGACGATCTGGTATACCAGAGATGTCACGCTGATAGCGATGACCTACAAAACTCACGCTCTCAAATTAACTTCTGTATTGACTATATCTTTCGATAGTTGCGCGCGATAAATGCAACATTGGTAACCATAGTCCTGCATCCTAATTCTGGTCCTCATCCGGACCGTAACCGCGACGGGTCCACCAGCCCAGCACGGCAGTCGCCACACCCAGGCCCGACAGACCGGCCGGCCACACATCGGACATGGCGCTGCCATCCGCGAGTTCACCTGTTTCCGCGGCGCTCTGTTGTGCTCGTCGAATCTCCTCAAGCCGATCGGGGTTAGCCCGCAGTTCGTCAGCTATCTCCCGCCTTTGACTCAGATCCTCCTCGGTCAGATATCGAGTGAAGCTGCGCAGCCCCACCTGTTTGAACTGGTGCTTCTTGAACAGTCTGTCGATCTCCAGAACCTGGTCCATCCTGACCTCGCGGCCCAGTGTGAAATCATCGAAGCGACCCTCCATGGCCAACAATGCGGTTTCCGCCA from Chloroflexota bacterium carries:
- a CDS encoding exosortase-associated EpsI family protein; amino-acid sequence: MQNSTARSIIVIGLLALAAGALYLSGQFGAVLGQGDVDGFALVADIDYWQRTPREQQVAAISPFNLDHDLNEVPMTVGDWQGKDIAQSNIGVYIVLEPEQYVERQYFNPQGQYVWLTMIGGRSSRTFHPPESCYDSYDWQTELSSYAVPLENGQLHGMLVNAHKDPWDQLSFYFYLFPDRNRDPADGIVIFRVTSPLYDSVDETMALQGEFIRHFFTDSRPTGGI
- a CDS encoding SCP2 sterol-binding domain-containing protein, with product MAFYQDSDSFYAVAKKLFDQAIQDPEVEAEFKRNKMTIRFRSTDPPAEIYLDGKSNPPTVTYGPVPGRADLDLSMEAETLHQIWLGELGLREAFFGGKVDVKGNIFRAMKLAPLFHKLEALYPQVLAEVQSGS